A section of the Dehalobacter sp. DCM genome encodes:
- a CDS encoding ABC transporter permease produces the protein MVMMLFLLLIIVSLFTYSDPGTLFDVLKQSEFHFALIFTLWTSLVATFLAVGVALPCGYILARYKLPGQALFDTLVDIPIVLPPLVSGIALLICFGPLLGDHLAKLGISVVFSPLGVIMAQWFVAAPFAIKSFKQAFINVDVRMENVARTLGYSPGKVFFKVSLPLARSGIISGIMMAWARSLGEFGATAMLAGITRMRTETLSVAVFLNMSIGEMKFAVSTAIIMLFIALVLLIILRTLMSGEVEV, from the coding sequence ATGGTGATGATGCTGTTCCTCTTATTGATCATTGTCAGCTTATTCACTTACAGTGACCCCGGAACACTGTTCGATGTATTGAAACAGTCCGAATTTCATTTTGCACTCATTTTTACTCTCTGGACATCCTTAGTGGCAACTTTTCTGGCCGTCGGAGTGGCCTTGCCTTGCGGCTATATCTTAGCGAGGTACAAACTGCCTGGGCAAGCCTTGTTTGATACCTTGGTCGATATACCGATCGTTTTGCCGCCGTTAGTCAGCGGAATTGCCTTGCTGATCTGCTTTGGCCCGCTGTTGGGAGACCATCTGGCCAAACTAGGTATCAGCGTTGTCTTTTCACCGCTGGGAGTTATCATGGCCCAATGGTTTGTGGCCGCCCCGTTTGCCATCAAAAGCTTCAAACAAGCCTTTATCAATGTGGACGTGCGGATGGAAAATGTAGCTCGGACATTGGGATACTCGCCGGGGAAAGTATTTTTCAAAGTGTCACTTCCACTGGCCAGAAGCGGCATTATCAGTGGTATTATGATGGCCTGGGCACGTTCTTTGGGAGAATTCGGGGCTACAGCAATGTTGGCAGGAATTACCCGGATGCGGACGGAGACGTTATCTGTAGCCGTATTTCTGAATATGTCCATTGGTGAAATGAAATTTGCGGTTTCTACAGCGATCATTATGTTGTTTATAGCTTTGGTTCTGCTGATTATTTTAAGAACACTGATGTCCGGAGAAGTTGAAGTATGA
- a CDS encoding Rossmann-like domain-containing protein encodes MKETGAAFLEKLQKDFRELAEKNELGDQEITITCSVLTAQEAIGDPGREDFPIQKGKEKLMQACFGSSKGQAFTDMPNTFTGKMKDITTMPLNTNYDRAVFISGLNAAMRELKMADRTVHCKDDGPKQCSLELAEMIAKEYGNPRIALFGLQPAMADALSNHFQLRIFDLDDDNIGKEKFGTIIENGMCNIEEVEEWADLFLVTGSTICNGSIVSFLPIKKPVVFFGTTIAGAASLLGLKRFCPQAL; translated from the coding sequence ATGAAAGAGACCGGTGCTGCTTTTTTGGAAAAGCTTCAGAAAGACTTTCGGGAATTGGCAGAGAAGAATGAATTAGGTGACCAGGAGATAACGATAACCTGCAGTGTGTTGACCGCTCAGGAAGCAATCGGCGATCCAGGCAGGGAGGATTTCCCAATCCAAAAAGGCAAAGAAAAATTGATGCAGGCGTGTTTTGGTTCGTCTAAGGGTCAAGCGTTCACGGACATGCCCAATACATTTACAGGAAAAATGAAAGACATAACAACAATGCCTTTAAATACAAACTATGACCGGGCGGTCTTTATTTCGGGACTTAATGCAGCAATGCGGGAACTAAAAATGGCAGATCGCACCGTGCATTGTAAAGACGACGGCCCCAAACAATGCAGTTTGGAATTAGCGGAAATGATCGCTAAGGAATATGGCAACCCCAGAATTGCTTTGTTTGGACTGCAGCCGGCAATGGCAGATGCTTTATCTAACCATTTTCAATTGCGAATTTTTGATCTGGATGATGACAATATTGGGAAAGAAAAGTTTGGTACTATAATAGAAAACGGAATGTGTAATATAGAAGAGGTTGAAGAATGGGCGGACCTTTTTCTTGTTACGGGAAGTACTATCTGTAATGGCTCAATTGTAAGCTTTCTTCCCATTAAAAAGCCTGTTGTTTTTTTTGGTACGACCATTGCCGGTGCCGCTTCCCTGCTGGGGTTAAAACGGTTTTGCCCGCAGGCTCTTTAG
- the modA gene encoding molybdate ABC transporter substrate-binding protein, which translates to MFKKAKHKVLTVIVAVLSFSILLLGGCSSPSTESNQATQGSSTTQTQAQTKTLFAYVGANLKGPVTELAASYEKEKGVKVELTFNNSGALASQIQTSKKGDIFIPGGTTSIQQGKDNGYIDQVVGPLAYQTPVIITPKDNPAKIATVDDLANPGVKLVIPDKDATAIGKSAYKIFNKIGKTEAIEKNIMASLESPAKVLAAIKMGQGNVGIIEYSNTVKDKEAITVIEIDPKVNAVDQINAASLTYAADKELANDFLQYLQNNGSAVFEKYGFKITKP; encoded by the coding sequence CACAAGGTTCTTACAGTAATTGTTGCAGTCCTGTCATTCAGTATTTTGCTTCTGGGCGGCTGCTCAAGCCCATCCACAGAGAGCAACCAAGCAACCCAGGGCAGCAGTACGACACAAACGCAAGCACAAACCAAAACACTATTTGCCTATGTTGGAGCTAATCTTAAGGGACCTGTGACTGAACTGGCAGCATCCTATGAGAAAGAAAAAGGAGTGAAGGTAGAACTCACCTTTAATAATTCCGGTGCTTTAGCAAGCCAAATCCAAACAAGCAAAAAAGGAGATATTTTTATTCCCGGTGGTACCACCTCTATTCAGCAAGGGAAAGACAACGGATATATCGATCAGGTTGTTGGGCCTCTTGCCTATCAGACCCCAGTAATAATTACACCAAAGGATAATCCGGCAAAAATAGCTACAGTTGATGATTTGGCTAATCCGGGTGTTAAACTGGTGATCCCGGATAAAGACGCAACAGCCATTGGCAAGTCAGCCTATAAAATATTTAACAAAATCGGAAAAACCGAAGCAATTGAAAAGAATATCATGGCCAGCTTGGAAAGTCCGGCTAAAGTATTGGCTGCAATAAAAATGGGTCAAGGCAATGTCGGGATTATCGAATACAGCAATACCGTAAAAGACAAAGAGGCGATCACTGTCATCGAAATCGATCCTAAGGTCAACGCTGTAGATCAGATCAATGCCGCCTCTCTGACCTATGCTGCAGATAAGGAACTAGCCAACGATTTCTTGCAGTATCTCCAAAATAACGGTTCGGCTGTTTTCGAAAAATATGGATTTAAAATCACCAAACCTTAA
- a CDS encoding ABC transporter ATP-binding protein, with amino-acid sequence MKTSLLQVSDLNVKAGKFALQDISFSLRKGAYLIVLGPTGCGKTMLLETLAGLRKPASGRILLEGTEITAHSPETRGFGFAYQDSLLYSFLNVKENILFGAKAQKKHKDTALIKRMNRLAEAMGITHLLQRYPSHLSGGEKQRVSLARAILSHPPLLLLDEPLSALDPQTRDSMRAIMQEIHQSEGMGIIHVTHDFNEALQLGTQIMVINQGKVLQQGEPLAVFDKPNSLFVAAFLQSENIIKGRIQSDNGEFRFRGMDSNWDFGPIAKEALPSNIVSEAYLILHSGHIQVSAGSIEEKPADKQIISWKAFVEKVNVNSNHVDLTCQGKGKWHVTLSRNEWKKMVLMTGENVDLSVDMKYIHLIAAS; translated from the coding sequence ATGAAAACATCCTTATTGCAGGTATCGGATCTCAACGTAAAAGCAGGAAAATTCGCTCTGCAGGACATTTCCTTTTCCTTAAGAAAGGGTGCTTACTTAATCGTTCTGGGACCGACCGGTTGTGGTAAGACCATGCTGTTGGAGACATTAGCCGGCCTGCGCAAACCGGCATCGGGTAGGATATTGCTGGAAGGAACCGAGATTACAGCTCATTCTCCGGAAACGCGGGGGTTTGGCTTTGCTTATCAGGATAGTCTGCTTTATTCCTTTTTGAATGTTAAAGAGAACATCCTATTTGGGGCTAAAGCCCAGAAAAAGCATAAAGACACCGCTTTAATTAAAAGAATGAATCGACTGGCGGAAGCCATGGGCATTACCCACCTGTTGCAGCGTTATCCCAGTCATTTAAGCGGTGGGGAGAAGCAAAGGGTATCTCTGGCCAGGGCAATATTAAGCCATCCGCCGCTCCTTTTATTGGACGAACCATTATCGGCGCTGGATCCTCAAACGCGTGATTCCATGCGGGCTATCATGCAAGAAATTCATCAGTCGGAAGGGATGGGGATCATCCATGTTACCCATGACTTTAATGAAGCATTACAGCTTGGCACGCAGATAATGGTCATCAATCAAGGGAAAGTCCTCCAGCAAGGAGAACCTCTGGCTGTATTTGATAAACCCAATTCTCTTTTTGTAGCCGCATTTCTGCAAAGTGAAAATATTATTAAAGGAAGAATTCAAAGCGATAACGGGGAATTTCGGTTCAGAGGGATGGATTCCAACTGGGACTTTGGGCCGATTGCTAAAGAGGCTTTGCCTTCCAATATCGTGAGCGAAGCCTATCTTATCCTTCATAGCGGGCATATTCAAGTTTCTGCTGGATCTATTGAAGAAAAACCGGCTGACAAACAGATCATCAGCTGGAAGGCCTTCGTTGAAAAAGTAAACGTCAACAGTAACCATGTAGACTTAACGTGCCAAGGAAAGGGCAAGTGGCACGTTACTTTATCCAGGAACGAATGGAAAAAAATGGTGTTGATGACTGGAGAAAATGTTGATTTATCCGTAGATATGAAATATATTCATCTTATTGCAGCTTCTTAA
- a CDS encoding proline--tRNA ligase, with amino-acid sequence MKVSQLLNPTLREVPAEAEVVSHQLMLRAGFIRKAAAGIYTYLPLGLRVLKKIEHIVREEMDAKGGQEVMMPIVQPAELWKESGRWDVYGPEMFRLKDRHDREFCLGPTHEEVITDLVRSEVRSYKQLPLLLYQIQNKYRDERRPRFGLMRGREFIMKDLYSFDRDPESARESYRQMYEAYERVFTRCGLTFRAVEADAGAIGGTGGTHEFMVLAESGEAAVVFCPDCNYAANVEKAECVSRPAGEDPGLAGRSGDVLTPDIKTIDQLADFLGIQTSSTIKALLYKGDDRYMLLLVRGDREINEIKVNNALGPFLNLRMADPGEVQTVLGCEHGFIGPVGLASDLFVAADLEVAEMTNAVCGANKKDYHRMGVACGKDFIPNTITDLRMVIAGEPCPKCGAALQEARGIEVGQVFNLGTKYSKALKATYLDDAGKEQIISMGCYGIGVSRTMAAAIEQNNDENGIIWPIPIAPYHCIVVPVTLKDENVVATANTLYAELNKAGVETVIDDRDERPGVKFKDADLVGYPIRLTIGAKALAEGKVEFYTRSTREVELVEVDCVCGRVQQIIREACQA; translated from the coding sequence ATGAAAGTAAGTCAACTACTTAATCCCACCTTACGTGAAGTCCCGGCTGAGGCCGAAGTTGTCAGTCACCAGCTGATGCTGCGGGCCGGTTTTATTCGGAAAGCCGCTGCAGGAATATATACGTATCTGCCGCTGGGTTTACGAGTCCTTAAAAAAATCGAGCACATCGTGCGGGAAGAAATGGATGCTAAGGGCGGACAGGAAGTCATGATGCCAATTGTTCAGCCTGCTGAGCTCTGGAAAGAAAGCGGACGCTGGGATGTTTACGGACCGGAAATGTTTCGGCTGAAGGACCGGCATGACCGGGAATTTTGCCTGGGACCGACCCATGAAGAAGTCATCACCGATTTGGTAAGGTCAGAAGTGCGTTCTTATAAACAACTGCCGCTTTTGCTTTATCAGATTCAGAATAAATATCGTGACGAGCGCCGGCCGCGCTTTGGACTGATGCGCGGACGGGAATTTATTATGAAAGATCTTTACTCGTTTGACAGGGATCCTGAAAGCGCCAGAGAAAGCTATCGTCAGATGTATGAAGCATACGAGCGGGTCTTCACACGCTGCGGACTGACATTCCGGGCGGTGGAAGCGGATGCCGGAGCGATCGGCGGCACCGGCGGCACCCATGAGTTTATGGTTCTGGCCGAATCCGGCGAAGCAGCTGTTGTATTCTGCCCGGATTGTAATTATGCCGCTAATGTGGAGAAGGCCGAATGCGTGTCGCGTCCTGCCGGGGAAGATCCGGGTCTTGCCGGTCGTTCGGGAGACGTTCTCACACCGGATATCAAAACCATCGATCAGTTGGCGGATTTTCTCGGTATTCAAACATCGTCCACGATCAAAGCCCTGCTTTATAAAGGCGATGACCGGTACATGCTTCTTTTGGTCCGCGGTGATCGTGAAATTAACGAGATCAAAGTCAATAATGCCCTCGGGCCTTTTCTGAATCTCCGGATGGCGGATCCCGGTGAAGTACAGACCGTTCTGGGGTGTGAGCATGGTTTTATCGGTCCGGTCGGTCTTGCCTCCGATCTTTTTGTGGCTGCTGATTTGGAAGTCGCAGAAATGACCAATGCCGTGTGCGGCGCCAATAAGAAAGATTACCACCGGATGGGTGTGGCTTGTGGAAAGGATTTTATCCCTAATACGATCACCGATCTGCGGATGGTTATTGCCGGCGAACCCTGCCCGAAGTGCGGAGCTGCTTTGCAGGAAGCCCGCGGCATCGAAGTCGGACAAGTCTTTAATCTCGGAACAAAATACAGTAAAGCCTTAAAGGCCACCTATCTGGATGATGCCGGCAAAGAACAGATCATTTCCATGGGCTGTTACGGTATCGGCGTCAGCCGGACGATGGCGGCGGCCATTGAGCAGAACAACGATGAAAACGGCATTATATGGCCGATTCCGATCGCACCCTATCATTGCATTGTTGTTCCTGTCACTTTAAAGGATGAAAACGTTGTGGCCACAGCGAATACACTCTATGCGGAATTAAACAAAGCCGGAGTGGAAACGGTGATCGATGATCGCGATGAACGCCCCGGAGTTAAATTCAAGGATGCCGACCTGGTCGGATATCCGATCCGACTGACCATTGGGGCTAAGGCACTGGCTGAGGGGAAAGTCGAATTTTATACCCGCAGTACCCGGGAAGTTGAATTAGTGGAAGTCGACTGCGTGTGCGGCCGAGTTCAGCAAATTATCCGAGAAGCTTGTCAGGCCTAA